One Kitasatospora sp. MAP12-44 DNA segment encodes these proteins:
- a CDS encoding MFS transporter — MAEPQSRVSGWWTGALSVANLGVFLGFFTPIQILLPLQLERLDAAHKAGLLSWVTGVGALVAMLVNPLAGALSDRTTSRFGRRRPWILAGALLGAGGLLLTADQHGLLGIMAGWVVAQAGLNVMLAGVTAPVADQVPIGQRAVVSGWTGISQSLGLVVGALLVTVLVGGILAGYAVTAAMTVALALPFVLCFRDPVLPRELRAPLNLRTLVAGYWVSPRRYPDFGWAWLTRFLINLGNAIGTLYLLYYLTDAVHYRSPDTGVLILTAVYTLAALATAIPSGMVSDRTGRRRALVVVSCVVMAAAALLLALVHSWPATILAAAVLGAGYGVYLAVDQALVTQVLPAAADRAKDLGVINIANSGPQVLAPALAAPIVADLGGYFGLYLATALVTLLAAVLVHRIRGVA, encoded by the coding sequence CTGGCCGAGCCGCAGAGCAGGGTCAGTGGCTGGTGGACCGGTGCGCTCAGTGTGGCGAACCTCGGCGTCTTCCTGGGCTTCTTCACGCCGATCCAGATCCTGCTGCCTCTGCAGCTCGAACGCCTGGACGCCGCGCACAAGGCCGGCCTGCTCTCCTGGGTGACGGGCGTCGGAGCCCTGGTCGCCATGCTGGTCAACCCGTTGGCCGGGGCGCTCTCGGACCGCACCACCTCGCGGTTCGGGCGCCGCCGTCCGTGGATCCTGGCCGGCGCGCTGCTCGGCGCCGGCGGGCTGCTGCTCACAGCCGACCAGCACGGGCTGCTCGGCATCATGGCCGGATGGGTGGTCGCGCAGGCGGGACTGAACGTCATGCTGGCCGGCGTCACCGCGCCGGTGGCCGACCAGGTGCCGATCGGGCAGCGGGCCGTCGTCTCCGGCTGGACCGGGATCAGCCAGTCGCTGGGGCTGGTGGTCGGCGCCCTGCTGGTGACGGTGCTGGTCGGCGGCATCCTGGCCGGCTACGCGGTGACCGCGGCCATGACGGTGGCCCTGGCGCTGCCGTTCGTCCTCTGCTTCCGCGACCCCGTGCTGCCCCGCGAACTGCGGGCGCCTCTCAACCTCCGTACTCTGGTGGCCGGTTACTGGGTCAGCCCGCGCCGGTACCCCGACTTCGGCTGGGCCTGGCTGACCAGGTTCCTGATCAATCTCGGCAACGCGATCGGCACCCTCTACCTGCTCTACTACCTCACCGACGCCGTGCACTACCGCTCACCCGACACCGGCGTGCTGATCCTCACCGCGGTCTACACTCTCGCCGCGCTGGCCACCGCCATCCCGTCCGGCATGGTCTCCGACCGCACCGGCCGCCGCCGCGCCCTGGTCGTCGTCTCCTGCGTGGTGATGGCCGCCGCCGCCCTGCTGCTGGCCCTGGTCCACAGCTGGCCGGCCACCATCCTGGCCGCCGCCGTCCTCGGTGCGGGCTACGGCGTCTACCTCGCCGTCGATCAGGCCCTGGTCACCCAGGTCCTGCCCGCCGCCGCCGACCGCGCCAAGGACCTGGGCGTCATCAACATCGCCAACTCCGGGCCCCAGGTGCTCGCCCCCGCGCTCGCTGCTCCGATCGTCGCCGACCTCGGCGGCTACTTCGGCCTCTACCTGGCCACCGCCCTGGTCACGCTCCTCGCCGCCGTCCTGGTCCACCGCATCCGCGGCGTCGCCTGA
- a CDS encoding class F sortase has product MVGVSLLMISGALTGSPAAAPLPPAPAAAGTVAGTAAPAPESSAQPVTALGFSPPTRLSIPRIGVDAPFTNLDLDGSGALNAPPVDNKNLVGWYQGGASPGEAGAAIVVGHVDTRTGPAVFLMLRTLKPGDTVDVTRADGVTAKFSVDSVQAFAKDHFPDQQVYGDTTDAQLRLITCGGTYDKAKKDYLDNVVVFAHLTSSAGPEQ; this is encoded by the coding sequence ATGGTGGGCGTCAGCCTGCTGATGATCTCCGGCGCCCTGACCGGTTCGCCGGCCGCGGCCCCGCTGCCCCCGGCGCCGGCCGCTGCCGGCACGGTCGCCGGCACCGCCGCGCCCGCCCCCGAGTCCTCGGCCCAGCCCGTGACGGCGCTCGGTTTCTCGCCCCCGACCCGACTGAGCATCCCCAGGATCGGCGTCGACGCGCCCTTCACCAACCTCGACCTGGACGGTTCGGGAGCTCTCAACGCTCCGCCCGTGGACAACAAGAACCTGGTCGGCTGGTACCAGGGCGGAGCCTCGCCGGGAGAGGCCGGCGCCGCCATCGTCGTCGGCCATGTCGACACCAGGACCGGGCCCGCGGTCTTCCTGATGCTCAGGACGCTCAAGCCGGGGGACACGGTCGACGTCACCCGGGCGGACGGCGTGACGGCGAAGTTCTCCGTCGACTCCGTCCAGGCCTTCGCCAAGGACCACTTCCCCGACCAGCAGGTGTACGGCGACACCACGGACGCCCAGCTGCGCCTGATCACCTGCGGTGGTACCTATGACAAGGCCAAGAAGGACTACCTCGACAATGTCGTCGTCTTCGCCCACCTCACCTCCTCCGCAGGTCCGGAGCAGTAG
- a CDS encoding metalloregulator ArsR/SmtB family transcription factor, with the protein MSARMHLSGAQSSQERPDGERLAMAAEILGLLADRTRLTLLRRLAEGEADVTTLTEASGVARPSASQHLARLRLAGLVTTRKEGRRVVYALRHGHLRRLVDEALNVADHQLRHLPPHD; encoded by the coding sequence ATGAGTGCACGCATGCACCTATCAGGTGCACAGAGCTCGCAGGAGCGACCCGACGGCGAACGTCTGGCGATGGCGGCCGAGATCCTCGGACTGCTCGCCGACCGCACCCGGCTGACCCTGCTGCGCCGGCTGGCCGAGGGCGAAGCGGACGTCACCACGCTGACCGAGGCCTCCGGGGTGGCCCGCCCGTCGGCCAGCCAGCACCTGGCGCGACTGCGGCTGGCGGGCCTGGTGACCACGCGCAAGGAGGGCCGCCGGGTGGTCTACGCGCTACGGCACGGACACCTGCGGCGACTGGTGGACGAGGCGCTGAACGTCGCCGACCACCAACTGCGCCACCTGCCGCCGCACGACTGA
- a CDS encoding cation diffusion facilitator family transporter: protein MSDHTSTHQPHGHQHEQGHGHQHEHGHGHEHGHQHDHPSRRAQWRHRLAHLLKPHSHEAADKVDPELEASAEGIRTLWISLGALTLTAALQAVVVVLSGSVSLLGDTVHNAADALTALPLGVAFLLGRRAATRRFTYGFGRAEDLAGVVIVLTIAASSALAGWIAVDRLLNPRSLAYLPAVAAAAFIGFLGNEAVARYRIRTGRRIGSAALVADGLHARTDGFTSLAVLLGAGGAALGWRLADPIVGLLITVAILLVLKDAVREVFRRLMDAVDPELVDAAEHALRAVEGVAGVGELRLRWIGHRLRAEVAIVVDGDLSVRAAHSVAVAAEHALLHAVPRLTAALVHADPAARQGEADPHAPLAHHHHHAYA, encoded by the coding sequence GTGAGCGACCACACCAGCACCCACCAGCCGCATGGCCACCAGCACGAGCAGGGCCACGGCCACCAGCACGAGCACGGCCATGGCCACGAGCACGGCCACCAGCACGACCATCCGAGCCGCCGAGCGCAGTGGAGGCACCGGCTGGCGCACCTGCTCAAGCCGCACAGTCACGAGGCGGCGGACAAAGTGGACCCGGAGCTGGAGGCCTCCGCCGAGGGCATCCGCACGCTGTGGATCTCGCTCGGCGCACTGACCCTGACCGCCGCACTGCAGGCCGTCGTCGTGGTGCTGTCCGGCTCGGTCTCGCTGCTCGGCGACACCGTCCACAACGCCGCCGACGCGCTGACCGCGCTGCCGCTGGGGGTCGCCTTCCTGCTCGGTCGGCGGGCCGCCACCCGCCGCTTCACCTACGGCTTCGGTCGCGCCGAGGACCTGGCCGGCGTCGTCATCGTGCTCACCATCGCCGCCTCCTCCGCACTGGCAGGCTGGATCGCCGTCGATCGGCTGCTCAACCCGCGCTCGCTCGCCTACCTGCCCGCTGTCGCCGCCGCCGCCTTCATCGGCTTCCTGGGCAACGAGGCGGTGGCCCGCTACCGCATCCGCACCGGCCGTCGGATCGGCTCGGCCGCGCTGGTCGCCGACGGCCTGCACGCCCGCACCGACGGCTTCACCTCGCTCGCGGTGCTGCTGGGCGCCGGTGGCGCGGCGCTGGGCTGGCGGCTCGCCGACCCGATCGTCGGCCTGCTGATCACCGTCGCCATCCTGCTCGTCCTCAAGGACGCGGTGCGCGAGGTCTTCCGGCGGCTGATGGACGCCGTCGACCCCGAGCTGGTGGACGCCGCCGAGCACGCGCTGCGCGCAGTGGAGGGCGTGGCCGGGGTCGGCGAGCTGCGACTGCGCTGGATCGGCCACCGGCTGCGGGCCGAGGTCGCCATCGTGGTCGACGGCGACCTCAGTGTCCGCGCGGCCCACAGCGTCGCGGTCGCCGCCGAACACGCCCTGCTGCACGCCGTCCCCCGGCTGACGGCGGCCCTGGTCCACGCCGACCCGGCCGCCCGTCAGGGCGAGGCCGACCCGCACGCCCCGCTGGCCCACCACCACCACCACGCCTATGCGTGA
- a CDS encoding DUF4331 family protein, whose protein sequence is MSHHLSGPNLRSPLDDARLDLTDVFAFTVPGDRTVLIMNVYPIAPSVGAEFHPDAVYRINIDTDGDHRADVAFSFIFTPPQDGRQTVTVHQATGDQARTHDAAGHELFIDAPVSLGPEPAVVESMTESGPCRFSAGLRSDPFFADLDGIVKDFQWTGVDWGADKNILGLVLELPSDELGEQPAIGVWARVSLRQEGRLRSVDRGAHPSLTAYFNAEDVKDSYNAGEPADDWETYREPWAAVLQHTGNYQPQDAEQALRTVLPDILRYDRSRPAGYPNGRRLTDDVTSARLAMVSGGKVAGDHIGPHTDLLSDFPYLGTPHP, encoded by the coding sequence ATGTCTCACCACCTCAGCGGCCCCAATCTCCGCTCTCCCCTGGACGACGCCCGACTCGACCTGACGGACGTGTTCGCCTTCACCGTGCCCGGCGACCGCACCGTCCTGATCATGAACGTGTACCCGATCGCGCCCTCCGTCGGCGCGGAGTTCCACCCTGACGCGGTCTACCGGATCAACATCGACACCGACGGCGACCACCGCGCCGACGTGGCGTTCAGCTTCATCTTCACTCCGCCGCAGGACGGACGCCAGACCGTCACCGTCCACCAGGCCACCGGCGACCAAGCCCGGACCCACGACGCGGCCGGCCATGAGCTCTTCATCGACGCACCGGTCAGTCTCGGCCCCGAGCCGGCCGTGGTCGAGTCGATGACCGAGTCCGGCCCGTGCCGGTTCTCGGCGGGCCTGCGCAGCGATCCGTTCTTCGCCGACCTGGACGGGATCGTCAAGGACTTCCAGTGGACCGGAGTGGACTGGGGTGCCGACAAGAACATCCTCGGCCTGGTGCTGGAACTCCCGAGCGACGAACTGGGCGAGCAGCCGGCCATCGGCGTGTGGGCGCGGGTGAGCCTGCGGCAGGAGGGGCGGCTCAGGTCCGTCGACCGCGGCGCCCACCCCTCCCTGACGGCGTACTTCAACGCCGAGGACGTCAAGGACTCCTACAACGCGGGCGAGCCCGCCGACGACTGGGAGACCTACCGCGAGCCGTGGGCCGCGGTACTCCAGCACACCGGGAACTACCAGCCGCAGGACGCCGAGCAGGCCCTGCGCACCGTCCTGCCGGACATCCTGCGCTACGACCGCAGCCGGCCCGCCGGCTACCCGAACGGGCGGCGACTCACCGACGACGTCACCTCCGCCCGGCTGGCCATGGTCTCCGGCGGAAAGGTCGCCGGCGACCACATCGGGCCGCACACCGACCTGCTGTCCGACTTCCCCTACCTGGGCACCCCGCATCCGTAG
- a CDS encoding MarR family transcriptional regulator, producing MEAQQNQVGHEVADALGALFKRSVRTTLYQELTRELGEAVDEVSYPVLSGLARTGPRSAAELAAEVGLDRSGVSRRASRLEAAGLVRREPDPDDGRSVLLTLTERGEQTVEVMRERLAARISASLSSWPPDEARAFARALRRFTEDGPFGEHT from the coding sequence ATGGAGGCTCAGCAGAACCAGGTCGGGCACGAGGTCGCCGACGCGCTCGGCGCCCTGTTCAAGCGCAGTGTGCGGACCACGCTCTACCAGGAGTTGACCCGGGAGCTCGGCGAGGCCGTGGACGAGGTCAGCTACCCCGTGCTCAGCGGGCTGGCCAGGACCGGACCGCGCAGTGCGGCCGAGTTGGCAGCCGAGGTGGGCCTGGACCGCTCCGGGGTGAGCCGCCGCGCCTCCCGGCTGGAGGCGGCCGGGCTGGTGCGCCGCGAGCCGGACCCCGACGACGGGCGCTCGGTGCTGCTCACCCTCACCGAGCGCGGCGAGCAGACCGTGGAGGTGATGCGCGAGCGGCTGGCCGCCCGGATCAGCGCCTCGCTCAGCTCCTGGCCGCCGGACGAGGCCCGCGCGTTCGCCCGCGCCCTGCGGCGCTTCACCGAGGACGGGCCGTTCGGCGAGCACACATAG
- a CDS encoding GNAT family protein: MTLRGARVLLRPATPEDIPALAVIRATPQVRERWRGGSDLAAAVAEDLAEPGSTTLAIEYADRVVGAIQWAEESEPDYRHANIDIYLDPALHGGGLGTDAVRTLAGYLVAERGHHRLVIDPAADNEPAIRCYRKVGFRPVGVMRRYERAADGSWHDALLMDLLADELTAAP, from the coding sequence ATGACGCTGCGCGGCGCCCGCGTGCTGCTGCGCCCGGCCACGCCGGAGGACATCCCGGCGCTGGCGGTGATCCGCGCGACCCCGCAGGTGCGTGAACGCTGGCGCGGCGGCTCGGACTTGGCGGCGGCGGTCGCCGAGGACCTGGCCGAACCCGGCAGCACCACCCTGGCGATCGAGTACGCCGACCGGGTGGTCGGCGCGATCCAGTGGGCCGAGGAGAGCGAGCCCGACTACCGGCACGCGAATATCGACATCTACCTCGACCCCGCGCTGCACGGCGGCGGGTTGGGCACGGACGCGGTCCGCACGCTGGCCGGGTACCTGGTCGCCGAGCGCGGCCACCACCGCCTGGTGATCGACCCCGCCGCCGACAATGAGCCGGCCATCCGCTGCTACCGCAAGGTGGGCTTCCGCCCGGTGGGCGTCATGCGCCGCTACGAGCGCGCGGCGGACGGCAGTTGGCACGACGCCCTGCTGATGGACCTGCTGGCCGACGAGCTGACCGCCGCTCCTTGA
- a CDS encoding amidohydrolase family protein translates to MSNVRAESEQVTAFWRELGLPGLIDVHTHFMPENVLAKVWAYFDAAGPLTGREWGISYRDGEAERLATLREFGVRAFTAMLYPHKPGMAAWLNDWAAAFAARTPDCLHTATFFPEPGVDRYVAQALDAGARVFKAHLQVGAYDPNDPLLDGVWGLLAERGVPVVTHCGSGPMTGKHTGPEPMAAVLARHPRLKLIVAHLGLPEYAEFLDLAAAYPFVQLDTTMAFTDFTEQSAPFPRELRPRLVDLQERILLGTDFPNIPYPYVHALEALARLDLGDDWLRAVCHHNAAALFRL, encoded by the coding sequence ATGTCGAACGTACGAGCGGAATCCGAGCAGGTCACGGCGTTCTGGCGGGAACTCGGCCTGCCCGGCCTGATCGACGTCCACACGCACTTCATGCCGGAGAACGTGCTGGCCAAGGTCTGGGCGTACTTCGACGCCGCCGGCCCGCTCACCGGTCGCGAGTGGGGCATCAGCTACCGCGACGGCGAGGCCGAACGGCTGGCCACCCTGCGGGAGTTCGGCGTCCGGGCGTTCACCGCGATGCTCTACCCGCACAAGCCCGGGATGGCCGCCTGGCTGAACGACTGGGCGGCCGCCTTCGCCGCCCGTACGCCGGACTGCCTGCACACCGCGACCTTCTTCCCCGAGCCCGGGGTCGACCGCTATGTGGCGCAGGCCCTGGACGCGGGTGCCCGGGTCTTCAAGGCCCACCTCCAGGTGGGCGCCTACGACCCCAACGACCCGCTGCTCGACGGCGTTTGGGGATTGCTCGCGGAGCGCGGCGTTCCGGTGGTCACGCACTGCGGCTCCGGTCCGATGACGGGCAAGCACACCGGTCCGGAGCCGATGGCAGCCGTCCTCGCCCGGCACCCGCGGTTGAAGCTGATCGTCGCCCACCTGGGGCTGCCGGAGTACGCGGAGTTCCTTGACCTGGCCGCCGCGTACCCCTTCGTGCAGCTCGACACCACGATGGCCTTCACCGACTTCACCGAGCAGTCGGCGCCGTTCCCGCGCGAGCTGCGCCCACGCCTGGTCGACCTCCAGGAGCGGATCCTGCTGGGCACCGACTTCCCCAACATCCCCTACCCGTACGTCCATGCCCTGGAGGCGCTGGCCCGCCTGGACCTCGGCGACGACTGGCTGCGGGCGGTCTGCCACCACAACGCGGCCGCGCTGTTCCGGCTCTAG
- a CDS encoding TIGR03618 family F420-dependent PPOX class oxidoreductase, with product MTAASAEAPVLDEATLAFWTERHLCTLTTLRPDGTPHVVPVGATYDAASGIARVITSAGSRKARNVEAAGAAGAPVALCQVDGGRWSTLEGLAVIRRAPEQVADAEARYARRYRTPRPNPERVVIEIRVTRKLGRATSPAATSPAPRTAG from the coding sequence ATGACCGCTGCCTCTGCTGAGGCGCCCGTCCTGGACGAGGCCACCCTTGCCTTCTGGACCGAGCGCCACCTCTGCACCCTGACCACCCTGCGCCCCGACGGCACGCCGCACGTCGTCCCGGTCGGTGCCACCTATGACGCGGCGAGCGGGATCGCCCGGGTGATCACCTCGGCCGGCAGTCGCAAGGCGCGCAACGTCGAGGCGGCGGGTGCGGCCGGCGCTCCGGTGGCGCTCTGCCAGGTGGACGGCGGCCGCTGGTCGACCCTGGAGGGGCTGGCCGTGATCCGCCGCGCACCCGAGCAGGTCGCCGACGCCGAGGCCAGGTACGCCCGCCGCTACCGGACCCCGCGGCCGAACCCCGAGCGCGTGGTGATCGAGATCAGGGTGACCCGCAAGCTGGGCCGAGCCACCAGTCCGGCTGCCACCAGTCCGGCTCCCCGGACGGCTGGTTGA
- a CDS encoding aldo/keto reductase: MRYRILGGTGIEVSAHCLGTMMFGAVGNPDHEDCVRIIHTALDQGINFIDTADMYSAGESEEIVAKALRGRRDEVVLATKVHFQMGEGRNRSGNSRRWITRAVEDSLKRLQTDWIDLYQVHRPDHTTDIEETLGVLGDLVRAGKIRAFGSSTFPVEDIVEAQHVAERRGLQRFRTEQSPYSILARGIESAVLPVCQRYGMGMLTWSPLASGFLTGKYRKGRPIDLTTGRPALVPFRFDPALPVNAAKLEIAEQLIALAAEIGCSLPELAVAFVAAHPGVTSVITGPRTMEQLEDLLKGASLTLDDATLDRIDEIVPPGIDCYQADGVWRPAVLTDSTRRRRPLTERAAG, encoded by the coding sequence ATGCGCTACCGCATCCTCGGCGGCACCGGTATAGAAGTGAGTGCCCACTGCCTGGGCACCATGATGTTCGGCGCGGTCGGCAACCCCGACCACGAGGACTGCGTCAGGATCATCCACACTGCCCTTGACCAGGGGATCAACTTCATCGACACGGCGGACATGTACTCCGCCGGCGAGTCCGAGGAGATCGTCGCCAAGGCGCTGCGGGGGCGGCGCGACGAGGTCGTGCTGGCGACCAAGGTGCACTTCCAGATGGGCGAGGGCCGCAACCGCAGCGGCAACTCGCGGCGCTGGATCACCAGGGCGGTGGAGGACAGCCTCAAGCGCCTGCAGACCGACTGGATCGACCTCTACCAGGTGCACCGCCCCGACCACACGACCGACATCGAGGAGACCCTCGGTGTGCTGGGCGACCTCGTCCGGGCGGGCAAGATCCGGGCCTTCGGCAGCTCCACCTTCCCGGTGGAGGACATCGTCGAGGCGCAGCACGTCGCCGAGCGGCGCGGCCTGCAGCGGTTCAGGACCGAGCAGTCGCCGTACTCGATCCTGGCCCGCGGGATCGAGAGCGCCGTACTGCCGGTCTGCCAGCGCTACGGGATGGGCATGCTGACCTGGAGCCCGCTGGCCTCGGGTTTCCTGACCGGCAAGTACCGCAAGGGCCGGCCCATCGACCTCACCACGGGCCGCCCGGCACTGGTGCCCTTCCGCTTCGACCCCGCGCTCCCGGTGAACGCGGCCAAGCTGGAGATCGCCGAGCAGCTCATCGCGCTCGCGGCGGAGATCGGCTGCTCCCTGCCCGAGCTCGCGGTGGCCTTCGTCGCGGCGCACCCCGGCGTGACCTCGGTGATCACCGGGCCGCGCACCATGGAGCAGTTGGAGGACCTGCTGAAGGGCGCCTCGCTCACCCTCGACGACGCCACCCTCGACCGGATCGACGAGATCGTGCCGCCCGGCATCGACTGCTACCAGGCGGACGGCGTCTGGCGCCCGGCGGTACTCACCGACAGCACCCGCCGTCGCCGCCCGCTGACCGAGCGCGCCGCCGGGTAG
- a CDS encoding adenosine deaminase gives MSIPKAELHLHIEGTLEPELAFELAARNAVELPFATVEELRAAYRFEDLQSFLTLYYRLMDVLRTERDFTDLADAYLARASEQGVRHAEIFFDPQAHTARGVPIGSVIEGLSASLARAEERFGITTRLILCFLRDEPAMSALATLEAAGPYLDRITAVGLDSAEVGHPPAKFTAVFERARELGLRAVAHAGEEGPASYVWEALDLLRVERIDHGIRSLEDPALVARLVAERIPLTVCPFSNVRLRCVDTLAEHPLRRMLDAGLVATVNSDDPAYFGGHVHDNLVGVARALDLTDRHLRTLARNSFEAAFLDEPTRARYLAEVDAYFA, from the coding sequence ATGTCCATCCCCAAGGCTGAGCTGCACCTGCATATCGAAGGCACGCTTGAGCCCGAGCTCGCATTCGAGCTCGCCGCCCGCAACGCCGTCGAGCTGCCCTTCGCCACCGTGGAGGAGTTGCGAGCCGCCTACCGCTTCGAGGATCTGCAGTCCTTCCTCACCCTGTACTACCGGCTGATGGACGTACTGCGCACCGAGCGGGACTTCACGGACCTGGCCGACGCCTACCTGGCGCGGGCGAGCGAACAGGGCGTGCGGCACGCCGAGATCTTCTTCGACCCGCAGGCGCACACCGCGCGCGGGGTGCCGATCGGCTCGGTCATCGAGGGCCTCAGCGCCTCGCTGGCCCGCGCCGAGGAGCGGTTCGGCATCACCACCCGGCTGATCCTCTGCTTCCTGCGCGACGAGCCGGCGATGTCCGCGCTGGCCACCCTCGAAGCGGCCGGGCCCTACCTGGACCGGATCACCGCCGTCGGCCTGGACTCCGCCGAAGTCGGCCACCCGCCCGCCAAGTTCACCGCCGTCTTCGAGCGCGCCCGCGAACTGGGCCTGCGCGCGGTGGCGCATGCCGGCGAGGAGGGGCCCGCCTCCTACGTCTGGGAGGCGCTGGACCTGCTGCGGGTCGAGCGGATCGACCATGGCATCCGCTCGCTGGAGGATCCGGCCCTGGTCGCCCGCCTGGTCGCCGAGCGCATCCCGCTCACGGTCTGCCCGTTCTCCAATGTCCGGCTGCGCTGCGTCGACACGCTGGCCGAGCACCCGCTGCGCCGGATGCTGGACGCGGGCCTGGTGGCCACCGTCAACTCCGACGACCCGGCGTACTTCGGCGGCCACGTGCACGACAACCTGGTCGGCGTCGCCCGGGCACTCGATCTGACGGACCGTCACTTGCGCACGCTGGCCCGCAACTCCTTCGAGGCCGCCTTCCTCGACGAGCCCACCCGCGCCCGCTACCTGGCCGAGGTCGACGCCTACTTCGCGTAG
- a CDS encoding methylated-DNA--[protein]-cysteine S-methyltransferase: MTVHTTIDSPLGELLLVGEEPPTAGGPLALTSLSMTGQKGAVQLRDGWRRDPAAFEAVADQLRAYFAGELKDFDVRLSTHGSDFQERVWHAIDTIAYGTTTSYGQLAEQIGAPRAAVRAVGSAIGANPLLILRPCHRVIGANGSLTGYAGGLERKEYLLSLEGARPATLLG, encoded by the coding sequence ATGACCGTCCACACCACGATCGACAGTCCGCTGGGCGAGCTGCTCCTGGTCGGCGAGGAGCCGCCGACCGCCGGCGGTCCGCTCGCGCTGACCTCGCTCTCGATGACCGGCCAGAAGGGCGCCGTCCAGCTCCGGGACGGCTGGCGCCGCGACCCGGCGGCGTTCGAGGCGGTCGCCGACCAGCTGCGCGCGTACTTCGCCGGTGAGCTGAAGGACTTCGATGTGCGGCTCAGCACGCACGGCTCCGACTTCCAGGAACGGGTCTGGCACGCGATCGACACCATCGCGTACGGCACCACGACCAGCTACGGCCAGCTCGCCGAGCAGATCGGCGCCCCCCGTGCGGCGGTTCGCGCGGTCGGCTCCGCGATCGGTGCCAACCCGCTGCTGATCCTGCGCCCATGTCACAGGGTGATCGGCGCCAACGGCTCGCTGACCGGCTACGCGGGCGGCCTGGAGCGCAAGGAGTATCTGCTCTCCCTTGAGGGCGCCCGCCCGGCCACGCTGCTCGGCTGA
- a CDS encoding LysM peptidoglycan-binding domain-containing protein translates to MKSVNRTFSLPSRITIQRAIAATVVAGVGAGLTIAAAGGASAQPLHHHYYPHYAGKPAAISIAAAPAAAPVAPAAPAAAHSAPQAQPAGYTVVSGDSLSLIADTHSVQGGWQELYSINKSVLTHGPDAIFPGQHLSLGDGAAAAPAAGTSAPAAPAAPAPARTAAPAVAAAPVSNTPAGLQALAASIVPADQLASFDQIITHESGWNVTATNPSSGAYGLPQALPGNKMASAGSDWQTNPATQLKWALSYMDATYGSPNQAWAFWQTHSAY, encoded by the coding sequence ATGAAGTCTGTGAACCGCACCTTCAGCCTGCCCAGCCGCATCACCATCCAGCGCGCCATCGCCGCCACCGTGGTGGCCGGCGTCGGTGCGGGCCTGACCATCGCCGCCGCCGGTGGCGCCAGCGCGCAGCCGCTGCACCACCACTACTACCCGCACTACGCGGGCAAGCCGGCCGCGATCTCCATCGCCGCCGCCCCGGCCGCCGCGCCCGTCGCCCCGGCTGCTCCGGCCGCCGCGCACAGCGCGCCGCAGGCCCAGCCGGCCGGCTACACCGTGGTCAGCGGCGACTCGCTCTCCCTGATCGCCGACACGCACAGCGTGCAGGGCGGCTGGCAGGAGCTGTACAGCATCAACAAGTCCGTGCTGACGCACGGCCCGGACGCGATCTTCCCCGGTCAGCACCTGTCGCTGGGTGACGGCGCCGCCGCTGCCCCGGCCGCCGGCACCTCGGCCCCGGCTGCCCCCGCCGCCCCGGCGCCGGCCCGGACCGCTGCCCCGGCCGTCGCCGCCGCGCCCGTGTCCAACACCCCCGCCGGGCTGCAGGCGCTGGCCGCCTCGATCGTTCCGGCCGACCAGCTGGCCTCGTTCGACCAGATCATCACCCACGAGAGCGGCTGGAACGTCACCGCGACCAACCCGTCCTCCGGCGCCTACGGCCTGCCGCAGGCCCTGCCCGGCAACAAGATGGCCTCGGCCGGTTCCGACTGGCAGACCAACCCCGCCACCCAGCTCAAGTGGGCGCTCTCCTACATGGATGCCACCTACGGCAGCCCGAACCAGGCCTGGGCCTTCTGGCAGACCCACAGCGCCTACTGA